ATGGGAACATCATCGATGGCTCCTGGTACCTGCAACTCTCTGATACTCCATTCACATTCTCAGAGCACCTCAACATGTTCACAGTTTTCGGAGTCAACACACTCGCGTACATGATCGACTCTATTGTAAGTTATCTCAAGTAACGATCATCTTAAGATGGAGAGGCAACTAGGTTCTGCATACAAAGAAAACTCATGGATAATGATTTATTACTGTCTGTATATTTTATTTCTCTACTCTTTAGTACCATGGGCTGGGGAACTTTTAAGTTGACAAATAAACTGAATGTTCTTGTTATGCAGAATGTGCTTGGGTGTTTGGCGCAATCCTGGCCCTACAACAACCTCTCAGCACGAGATGGGTTTTGCAATGGTGTTGGCTGCTGCCAGGTTGCACTCACCCGCAACATGTCCTACTATGATGTGGACTTCAGTGAACGGTACAAATCATGGATTTCAATGAACGGTACCAACAGAAGCACCACAGAGGACGCAGAGTACTGTGGCTATGCTGTGATGATAGAAGCTGCTGCATTCGAGTTTCGCACAACATATCTTAACACGACAGTGTTCTGGAAAGAAAACGCCGGCCGTGTCCCACTGATCTTGAACTGGGTAGTGGGCAACGAGACCTGTGAGATTGCCAAGGAGAAAGCAGCTTCATATGCTTGTGTTAGCAATAACAGCATGTGCATTGATTCAACCAATGGTCCAGGCTACCTCTGCAACTGCACTGAAGGCTACCATGGCAACCCTTACCTACCTGATGGATGCCAGGGTTGGTATTGCAAGTATATTTTGATTGATGCATACAAATATAATCAAGCATTTTATTTGTCACCTTATTCAATCCTTGCATAGCAGATCTCTGATACTCTGTTTTTATAGATATTGATGAATGTGCTGTTAACGTTCCACGACCGTGCCCTGGATATTGCACGAACACACCTGGGAATTTCTCTTGCCCAGATCAAAAGCCTCCAAGTTCCTCTCGCTCTGGCACTGTGCTTCTAGTTGTTGGTATATCACTTTCTCCCTCTTTTTCCACTATGGATTTGGTCTGCACATGATTGAATTGGAATTGCAACTATCTGAAAACTGCACAGGCCCAAGCATTGGGGTTGTAATTGCGGTCATAGCCATCACCTGCACATACCTGATCCGTGAAAGGAAGAAGTTGGCCGATATCAAGCAGAAGTATTTCCAGCAACATggtgggctgctgctgctgcgggagATAAGCTTAAAGCAAGGCACTGCCTTTTCAATCTtcacagaggcagatctcactGAGGCAACAGACAAGTTTGATGACAAGAACATCCTTGGACGTGGTGGCCATGGCACTGTCTACAGAGGCGTGCTCAAGGATGATAGTCTGATCGCAATCAAACGGTGTGTATCAATGACCAACGAGCAGCGGAAGAAAGAGTTTGGCAAAGAGATGCTCATCCTGTCCCAAATCAACCACAAGAACATTGTCAAGCTACTGGGCTGCTGCCTTGAGGTAGAGGTCCCAATGCTAGTCTACGAGTTCATCCCCAATGGCACGCTGTTTCAGTTCATCCATGGCGACAATGGCTGCCACAACATCCCCTTCACGACTCGGTTACGCATTGCCCTTGAGTCTGCTCAGGCTTTGGCTTACCTGCACTCGTGGGCATCGCCTCCAATCCTCCACGGTGATGTCAAATCTTCCAATATACTTCTCGACGAGAACTATGCTGTGAAGGTATCAGACTTTGGTGCCTCGATACTAGCACCAACCGACAAGTCTCAGTTCATGACTGTGGTACAAGGGACTTGTGGGTATCTAGACCCTGAGTACATGCAGACATGCCAGCTAACGGATAAGAGTGACGTGTACAGCTTTGGAGTTGTTCTCCTAGAATTGCTAACCGGCAAGATGGCCTTCAACCTTGAAGGTCCTGAGGATGAGAGGATCCTTTCGCTGCGCTTCTTGAACGCCATCAAGGAGGACAAACTCATGGACGTCGTAGATGATCGCATCAAGATTGATACTGACACTGGGTTGCTCGAGGAGATTGCAGAGCTCGCGAGGCAGTGCTTGGAGATTGTTGGTGAGAGGCGGCCGGCAATGAAAGATGTTGCCGAGAAGCTGGACAGGCTGAGCAAGATCATGCAACACCCGTGGGTAGCAGCACAACCCGACCCTGAAGAAATGGAGAGCCTGCTCGGGGAGTCTTCGGTGCCCAGCTTGGAGATGATCGGTACGGCGAATTTCAGCATGGAGAAGAGGATTAGAGGATTGTGCAAGGGCTGATGGAGTCTGGGCGTTAGAGCTGGCCCCATCACGCCACAGATTCACAGTGACCATCTTATTCTTATGCTTATTTCCATCACGCCACAGATTCACGGTGACCATCTTATTCTTATGCTTATTTCAGTATGTATATGTACTTCCCTCGTTACGTTGCTTTGGGAGGATATCTGAGTGATTTGATTTGCTAGAGCATACTGGATTGCTGATCCGCTGCATTGGTTTGCTTCTGGGCATGGTTGAGTTCACActtccactttttttttcttgtaaagCATCTGTGGAATTTGCCATTGGCAAGCAAAATGGGATTGGCCTCATTAAGCTCGATAAGCGTTTTTAATGGGCCCGAAATAAATCGTGACAGAAATAATCGGGTGGCCCAGTGAGCCAGACACGAGCTTTGCAGGCCCGCTATGCTTGGAGCCGGTTTCCGTCTGGCCGTTTCCCGTGTCCatcgacgggcggcgacggtccCGTCGGTGAGCTACGGCCGCGCAGCACGACGGGACGCGCCGAAGCCCTTGAGGGCACGCCGCTGGACGTGCGATGGCCGCGCGTGAGCGACGACATCGAAGCCTGAAGGGTGGGCTCGGCGTCCGGAGGCGACGGCTGGCAGCGACGGGGAGCGCCAGGTTTGGCCTTTTCTACTTCCAAATCTCAATACCGCAATCTTTTATCAGTTACTTCCCATACGAAACACCCTCTGTATCCTCCAAATACCAGTTCACCAAGGACTAAATTTGGCTGTCATGGGATTGAATTGTTCCCGTCTCCTAGTCCCCAAGGAGTCCACGTTCTGCTTTTCATTAAAACGTGAGGCGTGACCCCTACAGGCTAGAGTCCTTGACCTAGCCAAACGAAGCCACATCACATCGAGTTTGGAGAGCGACAGAGCGACAGACAACAGTTTTGTTAAATTCATGTACGTCACTGCTGTTTCTTTTGTTTGGCGCTTGTGTGGATCCAGTTTGAACAAGAGCAAAGGTTGTTTTCTTGGTGAAAGTTTTTCTTTCCACTGATGTCACAGTAGCAGCATTTGTCGAATTGTCCAAATCCACCCAGGGAACAAGTCTAGTTAGACTTTGGTGCTAGTTGtgagttgctgctgctgctgttgtgtGTTTTTGTGGGAGGAAAGTCAAGGGAACTTTCTAGGAATATCATTCATTAGATTGTACAAAATTTGGCAGCTGAATTACCTGTGTCTCATTTCATAAGATTGTACGAAATTTGGCACCTAGGTGTAAGGTGTTTGATTGGCCTTTTCCCCTGGAGGAAGTCAGGTAGGAACTGGAAGATGCTTCGCTGGCGATGAGTATAGAAATGGTCATGTCCCTGTTGAAGAGTTCAGAACCCTACCATGCGTAGACAATTCAAACCGCATGTCGAATTAGGTGCACTGTAGTAGATGTGGCATTGCACCAGCTTTCTTTTTACAATGGAAACTTGGACAGCAACATCCTAACAACATGACTTGCATACATCGTTGTGCTTGGTGATGAAAAGGTCATGGGGAAAACTTTCACCTGCATCGATGCCTATTGGCTATTGCACATGTGCAACTTTTAGTCTATGTAATTTGGTATCGAACTCCTAGTCAAGGGAATTTCTGTCCAATCCAAATAAATTTAAGAGATGCAATGAAATGAAATGCTTTCTGATTCCAATTTTTTAGTGGTTCAATGAGAACTGAACAATATTTTGGGAGAGTCCATTTACTTCACCATAGACTTCACGAGTTACACAACATGTTGTATGGAGTAAAGGTTGAACGTGTAGCTGCCATTTACATTTGAATGTTTCCATGATGATCCTTCCATCACCATCATTGTAGCATCTAATTGTTTCACTTACTTGAAGGAGTTTTCAATATTTATTCATGAGGTGGAAGTTGGACCTGCAAGATGCTTCGCTGAATTGAGACAGCCATGAACCCGTCAAAGTGTCCAAAACTTGGCGTTCATTTGGTGGAaaatgtcggtgtttagacccggcaccTACCGaagggtgcccgaggtagtgttttggttagtggggctcgtcgagatcaggaactcgaaggtaaacgcaaacatgcgatttagacagg
Above is a genomic segment from Setaria viridis chromosome 4, Setaria_viridis_v4.0, whole genome shotgun sequence containing:
- the LOC117854077 gene encoding wall-associated receptor kinase 5 isoform X2, producing the protein MSYYDVDFSERYKSWISMNGTNRSTTEDAEYCGYAVMIEAAAFEFRTTYLNTTVFWKENAGRVPLILNWVVGNETCEIAKEKAASYACVSNNSMCIDSTNGPGYLCNCTEGYHGNPYLPDGCQDIDECAVNVPRPCPGYCTNTPGNFSCPDQKPPSSSRSGTVLLVVGPSIGVVIAVIAITCTYLIRERKKLADIKQKYFQQHGGLLLLREISLKQGTAFSIFTEADLTEATDKFDDKNILGRGGHGTVYRGVLKDDSLIAIKRCVSMTNEQRKKEFGKEMLILSQINHKNIVKLLGCCLEVEVPMLVYEFIPNGTLFQFIHGDNGCHNIPFTTRLRIALESAQALAYLHSWASPPILHGDVKSSNILLDENYAVKVSDFGASILAPTDKSQFMTVVQGTCGYLDPEYMQTCQLTDKSDVYSFGVVLLELLTGKMAFNLEGPEDERILSLRFLNAIKEDKLMDVVDDRIKIDTDTGLLEEIAELARQCLEIVGERRPAMKDVAEKLDRLSKIMQHPWVAAQPDPEEMESLLGESSVPSLEMIGTANFSMEKRIRGLCKG
- the LOC117854077 gene encoding putative wall-associated receptor kinase-like 16 isoform X1 gives rise to the protein MLLLLLFSLTAMLRFQGKAVMLPDPSCLKKCGDVDIVFPFGIGADCAMEGFNLDCNKTVDGSSHITYYHNAPLMNISLLHGQVRMKNYIQYRCSNHSNGNIIDGSWYLQLSDTPFTFSEHLNMFTVFGVNTLAYMIDSINVLGCLAQSWPYNNLSARDGFCNGVGCCQVALTRNMSYYDVDFSERYKSWISMNGTNRSTTEDAEYCGYAVMIEAAAFEFRTTYLNTTVFWKENAGRVPLILNWVVGNETCEIAKEKAASYACVSNNSMCIDSTNGPGYLCNCTEGYHGNPYLPDGCQDIDECAVNVPRPCPGYCTNTPGNFSCPDQKPPSSSRSGTVLLVVGPSIGVVIAVIAITCTYLIRERKKLADIKQKYFQQHGGLLLLREISLKQGTAFSIFTEADLTEATDKFDDKNILGRGGHGTVYRGVLKDDSLIAIKRCVSMTNEQRKKEFGKEMLILSQINHKNIVKLLGCCLEVEVPMLVYEFIPNGTLFQFIHGDNGCHNIPFTTRLRIALESAQALAYLHSWASPPILHGDVKSSNILLDENYAVKVSDFGASILAPTDKSQFMTVVQGTCGYLDPEYMQTCQLTDKSDVYSFGVVLLELLTGKMAFNLEGPEDERILSLRFLNAIKEDKLMDVVDDRIKIDTDTGLLEEIAELARQCLEIVGERRPAMKDVAEKLDRLSKIMQHPWVAAQPDPEEMESLLGESSVPSLEMIGTANFSMEKRIRGLCKG